Proteins encoded together in one Cervus canadensis isolate Bull #8, Minnesota chromosome 7, ASM1932006v1, whole genome shotgun sequence window:
- the LOC122445274 gene encoding glycosyltransferase 1 domain-containing protein 1-like, producing the protein MRLLFLAVLRRHTGNAVTAQRVRDHLEAAGHVCILKDAFDFENPSEISNFIKAENLEAAVALHLYRGGRLLQGNGIPFGIIFGGTDLNEDVNQGDKNKVMGKVLEEARFAVAFTESMKDMAQRQWPHAKDKIYVQSQGIATVPNTAFNWNTFLQCSEINQSADNLHMFLLICGLRQVKDPLYLVDAFSEWHQEEPNVYMVIVGPELPNQD; encoded by the coding sequence atgCGGCTCCTATTCCTGGCGGTGCTCCGGCGGCACACGGGCAACGCAGTCACGGCCCAGCGCGTCCGGGACCATCTAGAAGCTGCAGGTCATGTGTGTATTCTGAAAGATGCCTTTGACTTTGAAAATCCATCTGAAATCTCAAACTTCATCAAGGCAGAGAACCTGGAGGCAGCTGTGGCTCTGCATCTGTATAGAGGAGGCAGACTTTTGCAAGGTAATGGAATTCCTTTTGGGATCATCTTTGGtggaactgatttaaatgaagaTGTTAACCAGGGAGATAAAAACAAAGTGATGGGAAAAGTCCTTGAAGAAGCCAGATTTGCTGTCGCTTTCACGGAGTCGATGAAGGACATGGCACAAAGACAGTGGCCGCATGCAAAGGATAAGATCTATGTCCAGAGTCAAGGAATCGCAACAGTGCCAAACACCGCCTTTAACTGGAATACTTTTCTTCAGTGTTCAGAGATTAACCAAAGTGCTGACAATCTACACATGTTTCTCCTGATCTGTGGACTCAGACAAGTGAAAGACCCTCTCTATTTGGTGGATGCATTCTCCGAATGGCATCAAGAAGAGCCCAACGTTTACATGGTTATTGTTGGTCCTGAACTCCCtaaccaggattga